One Desulfovibrio sp. JC010 genomic window carries:
- a CDS encoding glycosyltransferase: MNILFVNSTRKWGGVKTWCIDMSTKLAEKGHNTWIIGRPGPFTEKAEQLGVLGSAHTFGPDFNPKSIYFFIKFMKKHDIDVVICNISKGLRTAGVAARLLGIPVVHRLGAPRDVVNSFKTNTMQLFLNANLLCCSEFVRSYLLESVPLYKRYNFKAIHPGTRINQVPPSTVNTPRTIIATSQLIESKGHDQLLVALAALKKRNYQFKCIIVGTGGEEKRLKELCTNLDLDGQVEWTGFVTDVQSKLNMADIFVLPTFCEPLGIALEEAMANGLVSVARNTGGPTEIWPDKLKHLLIDPESNAKGFEQALADLLDLSDEELLQMKQDFREHATTTFSLDLQADKFISWMEKFVK, encoded by the coding sequence ATGAATATTCTCTTTGTAAATTCCACACGCAAATGGGGCGGAGTAAAAACGTGGTGTATTGATATGTCAACCAAACTGGCAGAAAAAGGACATAATACATGGATCATAGGGAGACCTGGGCCATTTACAGAGAAAGCTGAGCAACTGGGGGTATTGGGATCCGCACACACTTTCGGCCCGGATTTTAATCCAAAATCAATTTACTTCTTTATTAAATTCATGAAGAAGCACGACATTGATGTTGTAATATGCAATATTTCAAAAGGCCTGAGAACAGCCGGTGTGGCAGCCAGGTTACTGGGAATACCCGTAGTCCACCGTCTGGGAGCTCCACGAGATGTAGTAAACAGCTTCAAGACAAATACAATGCAGCTTTTTCTCAACGCTAACCTCCTCTGCTGCAGTGAATTTGTTCGCTCCTACCTACTTGAATCCGTTCCTTTATATAAAAGATACAACTTTAAGGCGATACATCCCGGCACACGTATAAATCAGGTCCCGCCTTCAACTGTCAACACTCCGCGCACCATTATTGCCACAAGTCAGCTGATTGAAAGCAAAGGACACGATCAGTTGCTGGTAGCACTGGCAGCATTAAAAAAACGCAATTACCAGTTTAAATGTATTATTGTCGGTACCGGCGGTGAAGAGAAGCGACTTAAAGAATTATGCACTAATTTAGATTTGGATGGACAGGTCGAGTGGACAGGCTTTGTAACTGACGTTCAATCCAAATTGAACATGGCGGATATCTTTGTACTCCCGACCTTTTGCGAGCCTTTGGGCATTGCACTGGAAGAAGCAATGGCTAACGGACTTGTTTCAGTAGCCCGCAATACAGGCGGACCGACAGAAATATGGCCGGACAAGCTTAAGCATTTACTGATAGACCCCGAAAGCAATGCTAAAGGGTTCGAACAGGCTCTGGCCGACCTGCTAGATCTTTCTGATGAGGAGCTGCTACAAATGAAACAGGACTTCAGAGAACATGCCACAACCACTTTTTCCTTAGATCTTCAAGCAGATAAATTTATCAGCTGGATGGAAAAATTTGTGAAATAG
- a CDS encoding glycosyltransferase, translating to MSKLAYTVEPVLDLDCVADVRIHVGGKKWHLWGRKGAERERGLAESVAPGKLPVLLGAGLGVCIEELLKSGPVAVLDNDSPIAGASGADKFRDHPQVLWLGGDPAEVLERVRQWRKDNGGGPLELVKIPLYLRLDREWYSAIGNTIEDEQDSAAVDFWAEVAYPKFRSKKPRVLFFHRPYFLTGEIAAALERLDIEFRNVDIGMGDTVRDGFVEDLLRTAVEFKPDFALTVNHFGVDREGKLTDLLLKLKLPLASWFVDNPHLILYRYADVLPDLTAIFTYDAGNLEIMRRKGFENVFYLPLATDVERFKPGLPGRDEWRAEVSFLGNSMVNAVDKYFELSELDADFKKRVPELAVRFGESAELSVEDFLRNTHPELLEKMENFATDEHRLSFEALLTWEATRSYRLSCVQQLLPFAPLVVGDEGWHKLLGKGDWRYLAYLDYYNDLPGFYPMSKIGFNCTSRQMKGAVNQRVFDVPACGGFVLTDHREQMEDLFEPDKEIVSYNDISEIAPLLEKWLADDAGRAEVTAAARKRILAEHTYEHRVSALLEKMAQTFG from the coding sequence ATGTCGAAACTAGCTTACACAGTTGAACCCGTGCTGGATCTGGATTGCGTTGCTGATGTGCGCATCCACGTAGGCGGCAAGAAGTGGCACCTCTGGGGTCGCAAAGGCGCGGAACGCGAGCGCGGTCTTGCAGAATCCGTTGCCCCCGGAAAACTGCCAGTTCTGCTGGGTGCGGGGCTTGGCGTGTGCATTGAAGAGTTGCTCAAATCCGGCCCTGTTGCTGTGCTGGATAATGATTCGCCCATTGCCGGGGCTTCCGGAGCTGATAAGTTCCGCGACCATCCGCAGGTTTTGTGGCTGGGCGGTGATCCGGCAGAGGTGCTGGAACGGGTCCGGCAGTGGCGGAAGGATAATGGCGGAGGACCGCTGGAGCTGGTGAAAATACCATTGTATCTGCGGCTTGACCGGGAATGGTATTCCGCCATCGGCAATACCATTGAAGATGAGCAGGATTCAGCAGCTGTGGATTTTTGGGCCGAGGTTGCTTATCCGAAATTCCGCAGTAAAAAGCCGAGGGTGCTGTTTTTTCACCGCCCGTATTTTTTGACCGGGGAGATTGCTGCCGCGCTGGAGCGGCTGGATATTGAATTCCGTAATGTGGATATCGGTATGGGGGATACTGTACGTGATGGTTTTGTGGAAGACCTGTTGCGTACGGCGGTTGAGTTCAAGCCGGATTTCGCGCTGACCGTGAACCATTTCGGCGTGGACCGGGAAGGGAAGCTTACTGATCTGTTGCTTAAGCTTAAATTACCGCTGGCATCGTGGTTTGTGGATAATCCGCACCTGATTCTTTACCGTTACGCTGATGTCCTGCCTGATCTGACCGCCATATTTACCTATGATGCCGGGAATCTGGAAATCATGCGCCGTAAGGGGTTTGAGAACGTTTTTTACCTGCCGCTGGCGACAGATGTGGAGCGGTTTAAGCCGGGGCTTCCGGGGCGAGACGAATGGCGGGCGGAAGTTTCATTTCTCGGTAATTCCATGGTCAATGCGGTGGATAAATATTTTGAGCTTAGCGAGCTTGATGCTGATTTTAAAAAACGTGTGCCGGAACTGGCAGTGAGATTCGGTGAAAGTGCAGAGCTTTCCGTGGAAGATTTTTTGCGCAATACTCATCCTGAGTTGCTCGAAAAAATGGAAAATTTCGCCACGGATGAACACAGGCTCTCTTTTGAAGCTCTGCTCACATGGGAGGCCACCCGGAGTTACCGTCTTTCCTGTGTTCAGCAATTGCTGCCTTTTGCGCCGCTTGTTGTGGGTGATGAGGGCTGGCATAAGCTGCTGGGCAAAGGGGATTGGCGGTATCTGGCCTATCTGGATTACTACAATGATCTGCCCGGTTTCTATCCCATGTCCAAGATCGGGTTCAACTGCACCAGCAGGCAGATGAAGGGCGCGGTTAACCAGCGTGTTTTCGATGTTCCGGCCTGCGGAGGGTTTGTGCTTACCGATCATCGTGAACAGATGGAAGATCTCTTTGAACCGGATAAAGAGATTGTTTCGTATAATGATATTTCCGAGATAGCTCCGTTGCTTGAAAAATGGCTGGCTGATGATGCCGGGCGGGCTGAAGTTACCGCTGCCGCGCGCAAAAGGATTTTGGCTGAACATACCTACGAACACAGGGTTTCCGCATTACTGGAGAAAATGGCCCAGACATTCGGGTAG
- a CDS encoding calcium-binding protein: MKKFLSCSVVVLVVVLMSSFAFADGYPELRGTWVGTVKLITKEGERRDNKAVFIIKKQDGNLFSGEKAWFAPNKENLVTEKFCGVIGADGMSLYFAEGEDGYTLGTLTGKENMSLYYLETGRKAMAISYSMERVRFARAFVDIDKDGSKTIIRSEVVKVYPLNAERIMREADLNKDGKLSKKEWEEWKKGK; the protein is encoded by the coding sequence ATGAAGAAATTTCTCAGTTGCAGTGTTGTCGTACTTGTTGTGGTCCTGATGAGTTCTTTCGCGTTTGCCGATGGTTATCCTGAACTGCGCGGTACATGGGTCGGAACAGTTAAATTGATTACCAAGGAAGGCGAGCGCAGGGACAACAAGGCTGTATTCATTATCAAGAAGCAGGATGGAAATCTCTTTTCAGGCGAGAAAGCATGGTTTGCTCCGAATAAGGAGAATCTTGTTACTGAAAAGTTCTGCGGCGTTATCGGTGCTGACGGCATGAGTCTCTATTTTGCCGAGGGTGAGGATGGATATACTTTGGGAACATTGACCGGTAAGGAAAATATGTCTCTCTACTATCTTGAGACTGGGCGCAAAGCCATGGCTATTTCTTATTCCATGGAGAGAGTCCGCTTTGCCCGCGCATTTGTCGATATCGATAAAGACGGCAGCAAGACCATTATCCGTTCTGAGGTTGTTAAGGTTTATCCTCTCAATGCCGAACGCATCATGCGCGAAGCTGATCTGAATAAAGATGGAAAGCTGAGCAAAAAAGAATGGGAAGAATGGAAAAAAGGTAAGTAA
- a CDS encoding amino acid ABC transporter ATP-binding protein: MIEIKNLHKSFGKLEVIKGIDLKVESGEVVCIIGPSGSGKSTVLRCINKLEEPTSGTIIVDGHDIMAKDTNINEVRTEAGMVFQQFNLFPHMTILENVTLGPVKVRKMGKSDADELGLKLLEKVGLKDKARNYPEQLSGGQKQRVAIARSLALQPKVILFDEPTSALDPELVGEVLEVMQKLAKEGMTMIVVTHEMGFAKEVADRLIFIDEGIIQEEGDPTEVFANPKNPRLKDFLGKVVSHI; encoded by the coding sequence ATGATTGAGATTAAGAACCTTCATAAAAGTTTCGGGAAGCTTGAAGTTATCAAGGGTATCGACCTAAAGGTTGAATCCGGCGAAGTTGTCTGTATTATCGGGCCTTCCGGGTCCGGTAAATCCACCGTGCTGCGCTGCATCAACAAGCTTGAAGAGCCTACTTCCGGAACCATCATTGTTGACGGTCATGATATTATGGCTAAGGACACCAATATCAACGAAGTGCGTACTGAAGCCGGCATGGTCTTTCAGCAGTTCAACCTCTTCCCGCACATGACCATTCTTGAGAACGTGACCCTCGGTCCTGTCAAGGTCCGTAAGATGGGTAAGAGTGATGCAGACGAGCTTGGCCTGAAGCTGCTGGAGAAGGTCGGCCTTAAAGACAAGGCCCGCAACTATCCGGAACAGCTTTCCGGCGGGCAGAAACAGCGTGTGGCTATTGCCCGCTCCCTGGCTCTGCAGCCAAAGGTTATTCTTTTTGATGAACCCACCTCTGCGCTTGACCCGGAGCTGGTAGGTGAGGTGCTTGAAGTAATGCAGAAGCTGGCTAAAGAGGGCATGACCATGATCGTGGTTACCCACGAAATGGGTTTTGCCAAGGAAGTTGCCGACCGCCTTATTTTCATTGATGAGGGCATTATTCAGGAAGAAGGCGATCCTACCGAGGTTTTCGCTAATCCCAAGAATCCGAGGTTGAAAGATTTTCTCGGAAAGGTTGTATCCCATATTTAA
- a CDS encoding amino acid ABC transporter permease, with protein sequence MAFAFDTTVFWDTFPMLMRGLKLTIEITIGGLFFGFLLGSAAGLMKLSRNFFTRKIAGVYVEAIRGTPMLVQAMFLYYGVPMALGMRIPPITAGIIIIAVNSGAYIAEIVRGAVQSIHKGQFEAGRSIGLTNAQTMRFVIWPQALKRMIPPLGNQFIISLKDTSLLMVIGVGELMRTGQEITSVNFRAFEVYLAVACVYLVMTLSIAYVMRRIEKKLNTSRR encoded by the coding sequence ATGGCATTCGCATTTGACACTACAGTTTTCTGGGACACATTTCCCATGCTCATGCGTGGTCTCAAACTTACAATTGAGATCACCATCGGCGGTCTGTTTTTCGGATTTTTACTTGGAAGCGCAGCTGGTTTGATGAAGCTTTCCCGCAATTTTTTCACCAGAAAAATTGCCGGGGTTTACGTTGAAGCCATCAGGGGTACACCCATGCTTGTTCAAGCCATGTTCCTTTATTACGGGGTTCCCATGGCTTTGGGGATGCGCATTCCTCCCATTACCGCCGGTATCATTATTATCGCAGTCAATTCAGGTGCCTATATTGCTGAAATCGTACGCGGTGCGGTTCAGTCTATCCATAAAGGACAGTTTGAGGCCGGACGCTCCATAGGCCTGACCAATGCCCAGACCATGCGTTTTGTTATCTGGCCGCAGGCACTTAAGCGTATGATTCCGCCCCTTGGCAACCAGTTTATCATCAGCCTTAAAGATACCTCGCTGCTTATGGTTATCGGTGTCGGCGAACTCATGAGAACCGGGCAGGAGATCACTTCCGTGAACTTCCGCGCTTTTGAGGTCTATCTTGCCGTTGCCTGTGTCTATCTTGTTATGACTCTGTCCATCGCTTATGTAATGCGCCGCATTGAGAAAAAGCTGAATACTTCCCGGAGGTAG
- a CDS encoding glutamine synthetase III produces MSSNTSRQGAITAVTNYSTPEASFSFADTKPTELFGCNVFNDNVMKDRLPKKVYKSLKKTIEEGAAIDPSIADTVANAMKEWAMEKGATHYTHVFYPLTGMTAEKHDSFISPDGNGNCIAEFEGKLLIQGEPDASSFPNGGLRATFEARGYTAWDVTSPAYILENPNGTFLCIPTAFISWKGEALDKKTPLLKATQVVNTSAQRILNIFGDDSGNRVVSNAGPEQEYFLVDRNFYFARPDLMMSGRTLFGAKPAKGQELDDHYFGAIPRRVLSFMMDVEHELYKLGVPVKTRHNEVAPGQFEIAPVFEQSNIATDHNQMIMTTLKSVAKKHGMVCLLHEKPFAGINGSGKHVNYSLSSNGHGSLFDPGDNPHENAQFLIFCAAVIRAVHMHSKLLRAVVATASNDHRLGANEAPPAIMSIFLGEHLSEILNKIQEGDSPNPTSTGFLKAGVDTLPPLPRDAGDRNRTSPFAFTGNRFEFRAVGSNLSIAGPQVALNTMMADSLDFIADEMEKIMGGDKSKLNDAVNKVIKDIMDAHGQIVFNGDGYSDEWHKEAVEERGLPNLRTSADAIPEIASADSVAMFTKYGVFTEEELESRKEIYLEQYNQAIVTEAALVSKLAQTHILPGAVRYQKELAETCAAMKEIGVEFTTGTLEDVTAKLRGMQSANIELGKIMDAKPEGDIEKEARYLCDTALPAMLEVRKYADQLEEVVADDLWCLPSYSEMLFIK; encoded by the coding sequence ATGAGTTCAAACACCTCCCGCCAGGGTGCGATCACCGCAGTGACCAACTACTCTACCCCTGAAGCATCCTTCAGCTTTGCCGACACCAAACCCACCGAACTCTTCGGCTGCAACGTCTTCAACGACAACGTAATGAAGGACAGACTTCCCAAGAAAGTCTACAAATCTCTGAAAAAAACCATTGAAGAAGGTGCTGCAATCGATCCTTCCATCGCCGACACAGTTGCAAACGCAATGAAAGAATGGGCCATGGAAAAAGGCGCGACCCATTACACTCACGTTTTCTATCCCCTGACCGGCATGACCGCAGAAAAGCATGACAGCTTCATCTCTCCCGACGGCAACGGCAACTGCATTGCCGAATTCGAAGGCAAACTGCTCATTCAGGGTGAACCCGATGCATCCAGCTTCCCCAACGGCGGCCTGCGCGCCACCTTTGAAGCTCGCGGTTACACTGCCTGGGACGTAACCAGCCCCGCATACATCCTTGAGAACCCCAACGGAACTTTTCTGTGCATCCCCACCGCATTCATTTCCTGGAAAGGTGAAGCACTGGACAAAAAGACCCCGCTGCTGAAAGCAACTCAGGTGGTCAATACTTCCGCACAGCGCATCCTGAACATCTTCGGCGATGATTCCGGAAACCGCGTTGTATCCAATGCCGGTCCTGAACAGGAATACTTCCTCGTTGACCGCAACTTCTACTTTGCACGCCCCGACCTCATGATGTCCGGCAGAACCCTTTTCGGCGCAAAACCCGCAAAAGGACAGGAACTGGACGACCACTACTTCGGCGCAATCCCCCGCCGCGTGCTTTCCTTTATGATGGACGTAGAACACGAACTCTACAAACTGGGTGTTCCGGTTAAAACCCGTCATAACGAAGTCGCTCCCGGACAGTTCGAAATCGCTCCTGTTTTTGAACAGTCCAACATCGCCACCGACCACAACCAGATGATCATGACCACCCTCAAAAGCGTGGCCAAAAAACACGGTATGGTCTGCCTGCTGCACGAAAAACCTTTCGCAGGCATCAACGGTTCCGGTAAACACGTAAACTACTCCCTGAGCAGCAACGGCCACGGCTCCCTGTTTGATCCGGGCGACAACCCCCATGAGAACGCACAGTTCCTGATCTTCTGTGCCGCAGTTATCCGTGCAGTACACATGCACAGCAAGCTCCTGCGCGCAGTGGTTGCCACCGCTTCCAACGACCACCGCCTCGGTGCCAACGAAGCTCCCCCGGCAATCATGTCCATCTTCCTCGGTGAACACCTCTCCGAAATCCTCAACAAGATTCAGGAAGGCGACTCTCCGAACCCCACTTCCACAGGCTTCCTCAAGGCCGGCGTAGACACCCTGCCTCCGCTGCCCAGAGATGCAGGTGACCGTAACCGTACCAGCCCGTTCGCATTCACTGGCAACCGCTTTGAATTCCGCGCAGTAGGTTCCAACCTCTCCATTGCCGGTCCTCAGGTTGCACTGAACACCATGATGGCTGATTCTCTTGATTTCATCGCTGATGAAATGGAAAAAATCATGGGCGGCGACAAGTCCAAGCTCAACGATGCCGTAAACAAAGTCATCAAAGACATCATGGATGCACACGGACAGATCGTCTTCAACGGCGACGGCTACTCCGACGAATGGCACAAGGAAGCAGTTGAAGAACGCGGCCTGCCCAACCTGCGCACCTCCGCAGACGCCATTCCCGAAATTGCTTCTGCCGATTCAGTGGCAATGTTCACCAAATACGGTGTATTCACTGAAGAAGAACTGGAAAGCCGTAAAGAAATCTACCTTGAACAGTACAATCAGGCCATCGTCACCGAGGCTGCCCTGGTCAGCAAACTGGCCCAGACCCACATCCTCCCCGGCGCAGTTCGCTACCAGAAAGAACTGGCTGAAACCTGCGCTGCCATGAAAGAAATCGGCGTAGAATTCACCACCGGCACTCTCGAAGACGTAACTGCAAAGCTGCGCGGCATGCAGTCTGCCAACATCGAGCTCGGCAAAATCATGGACGCCAAGCCTGAAGGTGATATTGAGAAAGAAGCAAGATACCTCTGCGACACCGCACTTCCGGCAATGCTTGAAGTCCGCAAGTATGCAGACCAGCTTGAAGAAGTTGTTGCAGACGACCTCTGGTGCCTGCCCAGCTACTCTGAAATGCTGTTCATCAAATAA
- the glnH gene encoding glutamine ABC transporter substrate-binding protein GlnH, with amino-acid sequence MKKLLTLIVAAMITATMVGTAFAGKLTVACDTSFPPFEFKDPATGKHTGFDVELWEAIAKKIGADYDLQPMDFNGIIPGLQSNQLDVGIAGITIKPERAKVVDFSDGYYNSGLLILVKKDNNSINGIEDLKGKIISTKLSTSSADFAKTANAKEVKLYPNNDAMFMELMTGGADAVIFDSPVIADFMRKAGKGQVKVVGPLYNGQQYGIAFPKGSALVAKVNAALKDLRADGTYRELYVKWFGTEPK; translated from the coding sequence ATGAAAAAACTGCTTACTCTCATCGTTGCTGCTATGATTACCGCAACCATGGTCGGAACTGCTTTTGCCGGTAAACTTACCGTTGCCTGTGACACCAGCTTCCCTCCTTTTGAATTTAAAGATCCTGCTACCGGAAAGCACACCGGTTTTGACGTTGAGCTCTGGGAAGCCATTGCCAAGAAAATCGGTGCAGATTACGACCTGCAGCCCATGGACTTCAACGGCATTATCCCCGGTCTGCAGTCCAACCAGCTGGATGTAGGTATCGCCGGTATCACCATTAAGCCTGAACGTGCAAAAGTAGTTGATTTCTCCGATGGCTACTACAATTCCGGTCTGCTCATCCTCGTTAAAAAGGACAACAACTCCATTAACGGAATCGAAGATCTCAAAGGCAAAATCATTTCCACCAAGCTGTCCACCTCTTCCGCAGACTTCGCCAAGACTGCAAACGCCAAGGAAGTTAAACTTTACCCCAACAACGACGCCATGTTCATGGAACTCATGACCGGCGGTGCTGATGCTGTTATCTTTGACTCCCCGGTTATCGCGGACTTCATGCGCAAAGCAGGTAAAGGTCAGGTTAAAGTTGTCGGTCCTCTCTACAACGGCCAGCAGTACGGTATTGCTTTCCCCAAAGGAAGTGCTCTGGTTGCTAAAGTCAACGCAGCTCTTAAAGACCTGCGCGCAGACGGTACCTACCGTGAACTGTACGTAAAATGGTTCGGTACTGAGCCTAAATAA
- a CDS encoding YgdI/YgdR family lipoprotein translates to MKNIFMAALLCAGLLVFAGCGSKHHTITKTDGSTAVSIGAPEFDKDSNTYTYENVDGEDVTIKREDVQQIEENKK, encoded by the coding sequence ATGAAAAATATTTTTATGGCAGCATTGTTGTGTGCCGGGTTGTTGGTTTTTGCCGGATGCGGTTCCAAACATCACACCATTACCAAGACAGACGGTTCCACTGCAGTCAGCATTGGTGCACCGGAGTTTGATAAGGATTCCAACACTTATACTTATGAGAATGTTGACGGTGAAGATGTTACAATCAAACGTGAAGATGTGCAGCAGATTGAAGAGAATAAGAAGTAG
- a CDS encoding ABC transporter substrate-binding protein, which produces MMRYLVWSAVFLFLFTSVAGAEKIRVGGSGYWSPYCYTVSDEPLVLKGFTVDFLKEVFSRPDDALNLMALPWKRCLAMLGNNELDLVLDGSRKSPRLKDYLFSKEIYHLDNALLYLKSRFPHGPDIKSAAEIDKYSLGGVFGFNYKVYPFDVSKVQKGAKDIETMLKMLEKRRFELAIGFEQIVRSRMRLKGISDTDIACIPMPGVESLHFYIFGNHTPKTRRLIQRIDSALGEMAADGRLERLKRKYGLQGDWK; this is translated from the coding sequence ATGATGCGCTATCTTGTCTGGTCTGCAGTATTTCTGTTTTTGTTCACGTCTGTGGCCGGAGCTGAGAAAATCAGGGTCGGTGGCTCCGGATATTGGTCTCCATATTGTTACACTGTTTCTGATGAACCCTTAGTGCTCAAAGGTTTCACTGTGGACTTTCTCAAGGAAGTTTTCAGTCGTCCGGATGACGCTTTGAATCTCATGGCATTACCTTGGAAGAGGTGTCTGGCCATGCTTGGGAATAATGAACTTGATCTTGTGCTCGATGGCAGCAGGAAGTCTCCTCGACTTAAAGACTATCTGTTTTCAAAGGAAATTTACCATCTTGATAATGCCTTGCTTTACCTCAAAAGCAGGTTTCCGCATGGGCCGGATATAAAGAGTGCCGCTGAGATAGATAAGTATTCTCTGGGGGGAGTTTTCGGTTTTAATTACAAGGTTTATCCGTTTGATGTTTCCAAGGTTCAGAAAGGAGCCAAGGATATTGAAACCATGCTTAAGATGCTTGAAAAGAGGCGTTTTGAACTGGCTATCGGTTTTGAGCAGATAGTGCGTTCACGGATGAGATTGAAAGGCATTAGTGATACGGATATTGCCTGTATTCCCATGCCCGGAGTTGAGTCTTTGCATTTTTATATATTCGGCAATCATACCCCCAAAACAAGACGGCTTATTCAAAGGATAGATTCTGCATTGGGCGAAATGGCGGCAGACGGTCGGCTTGAGAGATTAAAGCGAAAGTATGGATTGCAGGGGGACTGGAAGTAG
- a CDS encoding CatA-like O-acetyltransferase — MNITDNALQTESKMELLDLETWERAEHYNFFGHMQNSQYGFTVQQDVTELCAYRKDQIGCSVKIRFSSMLYYLATRAANEIPEFRTRRIDGKPVIFDVIHPAFTYIPKGRNLHANCLCRLGNDFCDTAANIEAARDAADANPTLTPAGGDKQNLFYFSIVSGVEFTSASNPWGDSADTAPRILFGNITENESGRKIMSISIEARHEFMDGKHFGEFFSKFDAMCKKPGEYL; from the coding sequence ATGAATATAACTGACAATGCCCTTCAAACCGAAAGTAAAATGGAATTACTGGATCTGGAAACATGGGAACGGGCCGAACATTATAACTTTTTCGGCCACATGCAGAACAGCCAGTACGGCTTCACCGTGCAGCAGGATGTGACCGAGCTTTGCGCCTACCGCAAGGATCAGATCGGCTGCTCCGTAAAAATCCGTTTCTCATCCATGCTCTATTATCTGGCCACCCGTGCGGCCAACGAAATCCCGGAATTCCGTACCCGCAGGATAGACGGCAAGCCCGTAATATTTGACGTAATCCACCCGGCATTCACTTATATCCCCAAAGGGCGCAATCTGCACGCCAACTGCCTCTGCCGTCTTGGAAACGATTTCTGTGATACCGCCGCCAACATCGAAGCTGCCCGTGATGCAGCAGACGCAAACCCGACCCTCACCCCGGCGGGAGGAGACAAGCAGAACCTGTTCTATTTCAGCATAGTAAGCGGAGTAGAATTCACTTCCGCCAGCAATCCATGGGGAGACTCAGCCGACACCGCCCCGCGAATCCTGTTCGGAAATATCACAGAGAATGAATCCGGCAGAAAAATTATGTCCATATCCATTGAAGCGCGTCACGAATTCATGGACGGCAAGCACTTCGGAGAGTTTTTCAGTAAATTTGATGCCATGTGTAAGAAGCCGGGAGAATATTTGTAG